Within the Trichoderma breve strain T069 chromosome 3, whole genome shotgun sequence genome, the region AGATCAGTCGATGTCACTAGGCATTCTGAGGCCAAAATACGTACGGGAACCTTCTTTTGTGACAAGACGACGGCACAGTCCTTGCCTCGCAGGCCTACAGACATGATGTTTGCGGCTGTGATTGCCTTGAAGGCATACTCTGTGTTGGGGATGTCAGTTGGGTCAGCTCAGGCTGAATGTCTAGGTGCGAAGGACGCAGATCGATCCATGCATTCAGATCGGCCTTGCTAATCGGAGATCTCAACTTACCGACTTGGTACAGACGACCATTGTCggcaaagatggtgatgtgtCGGTCGTATGCGCTGGCTAAGAGGGTGTTGCATGTCAGTATGGCGTATGGCGGGGAGAGCTGGCATGGGCCCAAACGAACCAGACATGGTGACGGTATGTTGGCCCTATCTAGGGCAATGTCGAGGAGATGTATTCGCAGAAGCCGTTGGAAACTGCTTTGGATCAGGTCCGAAGCGAGGGAATTGCAAAGTTCAAGATTGTCGTCGATATGGGCCAGTAGCTCTACAggccgtactcgtacgcgtTAGCACAGCTTGCCTAGAGCACTGGGAGCTTGTCTGGGaaggctgaggttgagacGTTATGTAATCATCTTGGAGCCTGAGGCGCCAGCAGAACCCACCCCACTCCAGGCTCTAGCCTCTACAGTAGACAGACGCGGTGACCGATATGCAGCGGTggagacagaaaaaaaaaccggCGGGGCATCTTATCGAGCAAGCAGAAATCAAATAAGAGATCAAATGCGCGCGAACAACTTCTCCGGGAGATCGATTAGTTCCTGATTTACGATTGCAGCGAGCCATTGGGGACCTGCATTGGCTTGTTCCGTACCGGAATCGCCTCATTTTCCGATTTCAACAGCTGAGAGCCTCCTGCTGCCGAGTTGTCCAACGCCAAAAGAGCTTGGCTCCAACCACACGCGACTAGAGCCCAATTGACGATCTTTTGCGACTCAAAAGCCATATTTTCAAACGGTTTGACCACGACAGaaagactttttttttttcgcacATATCACCCAACATGGTGTCCTCAGGCGACGGAGCGACGGCTCGTGCGCCGGCCTGGAAACGATTGGGCCTGAAGCTCAAGCAGTCTTCCGCCCCCGAGGCAGCAAATGAAACCCTGCAGGTTGGGCATCCAAGCAGTAGCAGGACCCAGCAAACCCAGTCGATGCCGTCCAAGCGGAAGCCCGAAGCCCCGCCAGCGGGCGAACCTCTGTCGGCATTGAAAAAATCAAGGAACGAATCGCAGCCTGCGGTTCCTAGCCCTCAgctgaaaaggaagaagtcTGTCACGTTTGGCGAGACGCCCACCAAGAGCGGCAGCGACGCCAAGAAACCTGTCGACAAGCCGCAACccaagaaagcaaaggtccctgggaagaagcaagctgCTAAGGCCAACTCTGCTAACCCTGCGGACATCAAGCCTGCGCTTGAGTACTTGAGTCTGTGGAATTCGGCTCGAGACTCGTGGAAGTTCAACAAGAATCACCAATCGACCCTCATCAAGTTCGCCTTCGATCCTATACTCTTCCCTTCCACCAGCATTGACACTTTCTACGCATATATCCGTGATATCAAGGGCTTCGTTCGCACGAGACTACAAGAAACTGCCATGGAACTGCGGACAAAGGACAGCACGGAAGGGGCCGCGGGCTTCCCACAAGGTTCAGTCAACCTTGTGGAGAAGCAGATTAGGTACGACCAGCTGCTTGCACAATTGCTGCATTCACAGACCggccagaagagaaaaacgTTTCACGAGCAAGAATACCGAACATCGTCAGAggacgttgatgatgtcATCACACGTGTGATTAAGCGTATGCGGGCGGAAATGGTTCTCGACCAATTATCTGAGGGCGAAGAGACCGATGCCAGCCAGACAACCACGACCACGACTTCTTCTGGAAAAGTGAGCGTTGCCGAGAGCAACACCACCAAGGCTACTGAAGCCGATAGCAAGGTGAAACTGAGCGATGGACCGAGCAAGCGGAAGAGAAAGCTGCGTACCAATGTcgatgacagcagcagctcctctgAGTCGGAGAGTGACTCAGatacgagcagcagcagttcctCGGATGACTCTGACTCCGACGATGATAATGATAATGATATGGAAGTTGATGCGGGCAACGaatcctccagcagctcgtcttcctcatcgtcgtcttcatcttccggGTCTGAAGAAGATTCCGACTCGGACGACGAAAGCTCAGACGAGGAGTAATAGATGCTACGGcagttcttcatcatcattctcttATAAAACATGGCGATTCGGGATATGGGCAAAAGTTCTTTTTATCGTGTACAGTGTCgatttttactttttatcTTCTTGGTCGAATGGGTTCTATGTAAGCTGTTTGCATGTGGTCATACCACATAGGGGGAGATTATATGATACCTGGGATGGGACTCTCAAGTTTAAAtggtctttttctttttctttcttctcaaaggGATGATGGTTTCTTTAGTTTCCATTTTACATTTGATTGTGTATACGCACATATGTATCATTAGAGAGCATGAGCGCTGGATAGACTCCCTCAAGACATAATGAGCACATgaaaaaacacaaaagaagGAAGCATTGATCTGATAAACTCCTCTCTCCCAGCGGGCTGATTCTAGGCATACAACTTGGTGAAGCCCTCCTTCGGCGGCTGCAGCCAGTTCCTCTCATCATACGTCCTTCCCTCGCCCTCAATGATGTGAAACGTGTAAATGATACGACCCTTTGGACTCGTGTTCCTCTCGCTCTTATGCAGCATGTTGCCATGAATCAAAACCAAATCGCCCGCCTTGACCTCACCAGGGATGTACTCCCCGTCCCGCTGCTCCCCGCCATACTCCTCTCCAGGAGGAAACTTGAGCCCGTCATTATCAACAATCTCCGTGCCAGCGCCGCCCGCCTTTCGCACCAGCCTCTTCTCCACGGGCGCCCAACGATGAGACCccggcaagaagctcaagcacCCATTCTCCAGCGTCGCGTCCTCCAGCGCATACCAGAAGCCGACGGCCGACGGCGCGCTCGTGTACAAAAACGTCGAGTCCTGGTGCGGCGGCACCGCGCCCCCAATCTCGGGCTGCTTGCAAATCACCATGCTCTGCAGACACCGCGCATCCTTGAACCCGAGATCGCGAGCTACAGCCGCAGGACTCACCTCGCCCGCGGCCCGAGTCGACGCCTCGTCAATGAGCCGCGCAAACGGCGGCGAGTGCACGTGCAGGCCGTGCCCGATCTTGTTGACGGCGCGCTCCTTGGGCTTGGTCAGGTTACCGGCATCGTCAAAGGCATCCTcctcgaagaagaagcggatCTTGTCGCCCGAGGTGAGGAAGTAGTCGTCGCCCACGTGGTCCGACTTCTCGCCCGTGGAGAAGCGAGTCAGCGGGTGGTCCTTGAGGGAGAAGCCCTCGAGCAGGCCCTTTGTTTCGCTGAGGAGCGATGAGACGGTTTCTGGCTTGAGGGCGTTGCGGATGATGAGATAGCCGTCTTTTTGGAAGGCCGAGAGCTGCTCGGGAGTGAGGCCGGGGGTTGGTtcagccatggtgatgatgccgcaaaggggagagagattACGGAGAGGTTAAAGGTGATaagtgaagaaagaaaaagagaaaagagacacaGAACAAAAGGTCCAGGTAAAATTATAAGCGCTTTACGGCCATCGGCGAACTTTTGATAATGAGTGTGCGTGTAAGTGTCTCTAAGTGGGGTGATATTGCCTTTTGCTCCATGTTTTCCATCAACCCCGCCGGAAGCCGCTTCATCTCATCCGGGGCTTCACTCCGAGGGTCGGACTCCGCCGACGGCCCTGATAGAGATTCAAATACAGCAGTTCTGGCTAATAAGAATCGCGGGGTACGTGATTTGATAACAAGGGACTCATTACTTGATTGCGAATATGTCTTGTATTATTATATCGCAACTGTATGTGAAACACAGTAACATAACGCCACAGCATCAGACTCTCATTTCAGCCAACCGTGTGTTTTGACAACTCCCAAGCGCCAAAGCTATAACACCAAATGTCCAGTTTCCAATAATGAAGAATAATAAGGTTAAAAAATGAAATCAATACTCCAATACCGCCCGATGAAAATGAACCAATCCGAATGAACAAAGCCGTAAATCGTAAAAAGGTGAGACAAACTCAAGCATTAATGGGGTCGTTGAGAAACTCGTAGCCTTCTTCCGGTGGCAGCAAATAGGCAGATACAGCCAGGCCACCGGCAGTGATCAAAGAAAGCGCAGCGCTAACCGTGCCAAGATACCACGAAACATCCAGGTTCCATCCCGGAACGGTAAACTGATCGTCATGGTCGTACAGGTATGCCTATGATGTGTAACGTCAGTCCCCAAGCCCGCTGCAACATCGCACTCATATCTATACGTACCACAATGGAGATAATGATAAACTCGACAACGGAGACGAGCGTcagaagagcagcgacaAACGGCCAGCCCGTCTCGCGCCTATACTTTCCGCCACCCATGACGATCGCAAAAGCAATCAGACTGCCCAGGCACAGAACAATGACAAACGAGGCCATGAAGCCCACCGTCCTCCACATGGAGCAGAAGTACCGCTCGCCATACTGACACAGCTCCGTAGACGGGAAATCGCGGCAGTGGGGGTCGTCCAGGCTGGAGCAGCTCTTGTGCAGCCCAATGTGCTTCTCCAACGTCTCGCCCTTGGTCGTTGTCACCGAGTACGAAACCCAATGGGGCTCGGAGACGGAGGCGATTATCATGGCGGTGACTGTGCGCTCGAGTTAGTCCCGTCTTTCACTGCCACGTAAGTGACCAAAAAGGCGCTGCCAATTTTTTGCTTGGCGATCGATTCCGTCGTGACCAAAGCttcaagctggagctgccagtATGGGGGGGCCATTTTGATGACGTACCGGCAACAAAGGCCACAAAACCCGCCGTGTACACGTAGACCCGGGTCATGACTGAGGCACACAAGACGTATCGCGGACTAATTCTTTGTGAAGGccgacaaaggaaaaaattgTAGGATTTCTTTTTAGTAGAGAACAGGTGTCGAGATGGGAATTGAGCAATGAAATGAAGGAGAGGCTGCCTGGCCCGATTGAGGCTGTGGCAGATTGCGGTACCTGGCAAGAAAAGCAGGCAGCTGAATTAAGGTAAGCGGCACACAGCTGCAGTTAGTGTCTTAGCAAGGTGCTATACTATTTCACACGAAATTCTGTTAGATGTCTAGCACAATTCACCCTACTTGGCACCTTTGGCTGCCGCTCCCTGCCATCTCCATGCTAGTCCACCTGCAAATGACGAATGCGACACCTCATCCATTTTGTATGACGCTCGCAACTCCCATCGCCTCCAATGAAAGCCCGTCATGAGACACCATCTGCATCAACGGCATCTCCTCCAAGCTGCCCATTCGTCACTGCAATGTCTTACACAGCACAAGAGCCACATCGATAAGAGGCACGGGACACAATGCGCGATAACAAGGCATGATAAGAAGGCCAGGCCACTGTCATCACGCCTTCGCGTATCCACCAGCCCTGTGGCCAAAGGCTATATCATGACTCATAGCAAGGTGCCATATcaccaaagaaaagcaaTTTGGCGCAGTGGAAGCGCGCCGGGCTCATAACCCGGAGGTCGCACGATCGAAACGTGCAATTGCTAAATGGtatcctttctttttttgcttcttttgcgTTGGAATTATTCGATATGTCTCCTTTGTaattcttcttgtctctcttcgttttctctttattttttttctttctgcaACCAAATCCCAATGACGTGCATAATGTACTAGGTACATACATCGAATCCCCCATCGCCTATAAAACACATGTAGAATGAACCTTTGTTGCAGCAATACCCGCTGTTCCCCCAAGTCCCCGTAACGATTTAGTGCAGCAATTCGGTCTCCCTTCCGTAGCCGTTCCGAACCGCCGCCCCCTCCGGCATCGCTATCGGGCTTCAATCCAGTAGGTAAGGTAGTGCTATTatctcacctcacctcatcatcgccagccATACCTTTTCACTCTGTCCCCTCCGTCATGCGAACATCCCTCAAGAGAATCGGACTGCCAATACTCCAAAGCTCCAGATACCTCTTCAAGCCCCAAGCCTCCTTCGCACCCCTCCTCCGCTCCCCATTCCTCCGCAAGATGTCGTCGGCTCCCGCGCCGGTGCTCAAGAAGCCCATCAAGATCTCCTGCATCCAGCTTGCCTCCGGCGCCGACAAGGATGCCAACCTCAAGCACGCCGCCGAAAAGGTCGCCGAGGCCGCCCAGTCGGGCTCTAAGCTCGTGATCCTGCCCGAATGCTTCAACTCGCCCTACGGGTGCGACTACTTCCCCAAGTACGCAGAGACGCTGCtcccgtcgccgccgtcaaagGAGCAGTCGCCTTCGTTTCACGCCCTGTCCGCCATGGCCGCGGAGAACAACGTCTATCTCGTCGGCGGCTCGATCCCGGAGCTAAATCCCGAGACCAAGAAGTACTACAACACCAGCCTTACGTTTGGCCCcgacggcaagctgctgggcACCCACCGCAAAGTTCACCTGTTTGACATTGATATCCCCGGCAagatcttcttcaaggaaTCCGACGTCCTCAGCGGCGGTAACAAGCTGACCCTCATCGACTTGCCCGAGTACGGCACTatcgccgtcgccatctGCTACGACGTCCGCTTCCCTGAGCTTGCTACCATTGCTGCCCGCCGCGGCGCCTTTGCCCTCATCTATCCCGGCGCATTCAACCTCACCACTGGCGCCCTGCACTGGCGCCTGCTGGCTCAGGCTCGTGCTGTCGACAATCAGATCTACGTGGCCCTGTGCAGCCCTGCCAGAGACATGAGCGCCAGTTACAACGCCTGGGGGCACAGCTTGATTGTCAATCCAATGGCCAAGATTTTAgtcgaggctgaggagaccGAGACGATTGTCCAGGCGGAGCTGGTGGGCGAGGATATTGCGGAGGCCCGGAAGAACATTCCGTTGAACAACCAGAGAAGATTTGATGTATACCCTGATATTAATCAAGGCAAGATCTCGTTTGACGAGCTATAAATGATCCGAGCATCATACAGAGAATAAAGAATAAACAAAGcagtaaaataataatgaatCATGATTCCGACACGGTGATTGGGAAACGTATCATGTTGTAAGAGGGTAATGTACTGGATTCTCGCATCTTGATTATCACAAACAGGTGGTACGCAACAGACTTTTCATGAGAAAATCGATATATATAAGATCTTGTTTTATGTCGTTTCTACATTTAATGTAGATCTTCTCATGTAGCGCTCAATCTTTCCCAAGACCGCTATCAGTCTAAGACATTTTCTTCCGTAAAGCCATTGCCCATCAGTAAAGGAGAACCCGCGTCCCCTCtcttatttttccttttttttcgtttgaTCCAAACGCTCTCATTCAATAAAAATCAACACAAGTGTCTTTTACCATCCCTTACTGCAGAGCCTTCTTAGCAAAGTTGGGCAGGACGAAGCTGGCCTTGTGGATCTCGGAGTTGTAGTAGCGCAGcttctcgtcctcctcctccttggtccAGCTGCGAAGAGGAACCTTGACGTCGCGGGTGGCGTCCTTGCAGCAGACCATGAAGCCAATCTGGCCGGAGGGGTAGGTGGGGATGGTGGTGTAGGCGTACTCGGCGACGGGGAAGACCTCACCGCAGTCCTTCTTGAGACGGGCGATGAGAGGGAGGTGGAGCCAGGGGCTCTCGGCTGGTTGAAACACGAATGTTAGCTGCTTGCCCAATCTAGAAGTGAAAAAGGCTCGAGAATTCTAGCTGAGCGAAAATGCTTCGCCgtgtgttttcttttcctgaGACAAGTCGCCTTTCTCGGAACTACCAAGAGGCTCAATTGAGAAGGCAGCACTAGCTCTGGCAGCCCCTAGGGAGTCGGACACTGATGCAATCGCCAAGACTGATTCCAAAGTCATGAAAAACAGCTCAGATCGCCTCCAGTAGGCCGGCTACACCCTTGAGGGGCTGCTCGCCttctcaaagaaaaaagagacatACAACCTTGGGTAGTGATGACACCTCCGTCACGGAGAGCGTCGTGCAGGAGCTGGAAGTAGGGCTTCTGGAAGAGGCTCTCGGCGGGGCCCTCGGGGTCAGAGGagtcggtgatgatgacatcgAAGGTGTTCTTGTAGTCGTCGAGGAACTTGAAGCCGTCGCCAACGTGGGTCTTGGACTTGGGGTGCTCAAAACCAACGGCCATGCCAGGGAGGTACTGCTTGGACAGGCGGATGACAGCCTCATCAATGTCGCAGAGGATGGCCTCCTCGACGCAGTCGTGCTTGACAACCTCACGGAggacaccaccatcaccaccgccaatGACGAGCACCTTCTTGGGGTTGGGGTGAGAGTTCATGGCGAGGTGGGTGATCATCTCCTGGTAGGAGAACTCGTCGCGCTCAGTAGCCTGAACGACGTTGTCCAGGACGAGAACATTGCCGTAGTCGGTGGACTTGAAGATGAGCACGTCCTGGTACAAGCTCTTCTCGTGGTGCAGGACCTTCTCGACCTTGAGGGTCATGGCCTGGCCGGGCCACATGTCGGAGATTTCGCGGTACCATCCATCTGTGAGGTAGCACCAGCAGTTAGCATCTGGTTCGCGAGGTATCGATATAGGCCCAATCAGACGTTGGTATCCGAGGTCGTTTTCACATAGAGGGCCTTGGCTTCATAGAGACCCCGCCAtgacactttttttttcttatctcgATAGGTCTTATCAAGACACCCGGGTGAACAGGCAGCTTGCCAGAATCCCGAGCATTGTACAACAATGGCTTCCATGTACTCAGAGAAGCGGACAAATGAATCCATCATCCCACCGCCATgccaatcatggccatgggAGGGCAGTTGGAATAAAATTTCCAAGGCAGGGCGGGGTATGGCAGAGAGATCGTTGGATGGGATTTAGCTACAAACCTTGGATGGTGGGGTGAACAATTTCGTCAGACATTGTGTTTGCTGCGTGGAAACGGCGAAAAGATGGGAAACGGGGTATCAAAGTGGAATGAAGAGAAGTcgatgaaggagaaagaggagaggaaaaagaagaagtcgacGTCAAGGGAGGAAAAGTCGGGAGAGGAAAAGCAGGGAGCCGAGCGCCTACAGAGGCATGGAAAAGACCGGTCGCAATTGGGTTTGGCTTTGGGTTTGGTGGGGTGAAAAATTTTGGCGCACTTTTTGCCAACTGGAGACCGAGAGCAAGAGCCTGGCTGTGTATCGTGCGAGATGCAGTGCCACGAGGACAACAAACTGCCTGAATCATGTCTATCTGTGTGACTGTTTGTTTGTTCAATGCAGCATTTTCTCTTGTATACTAAATATCAATATTGTGGTGGTTAACGAGAGtgttgagctgctgaaaAGGTCATACATCAGGTACATCCTCTGCTTGCGGTGCTACCACCAGTCTACTTTGCTGCACAGCATGACGTCGGGAAGCTTCGAGCTAGCCGAGACCAGCAATTGGGCTCCAGGTTGTCTACGGAGCTGCTGATTGGCCACAGCGCCTGGTTCCAGAACCGAAACGGTATCTCTCCCAGGTACCTTTATTAAGCTGTGGAATGGGGCCATGTACctggagaaagaaaaaaaaaaatcgtAGATGACTGGTTGGCGAGTTCCGCCTTGAACAACCCTGAATCCACCAAACCTCCAGATTCTCAGGAAATTCCCCCATGAGGCAATTTGTCACACTACTCAGGCGTTGCAGCCCTCTATGGAGTTTCTACAACGGAATATTGATGAAAGACTAGTCTCAATGTAGATACTAAATAGCATCTGTTACATTATATCCAACATTGTTCAAGCAGCTGTTCAGTGTCTCGTTTTAAGGTCAATATGGCCGTTGTGGGTATCACAGCAATATGCAGAGGGTGAGAGTATCTACTCACATAAATAAGCAGGGCAGCCAATTTTTATAATTGCTGTCACTTTCCAGCGATATGGATACTAggcatggctgctgctgctactatCATCTCCGTTATTCTAGCAGCTGATATCGATATGGGAGGCTTGAGTGCTTGCCACTTGATCGGAACAAATGCACATGTATAGTCGTGGCCTTGGGACAGCCACGAATAAAATAGCAGCATCACAAGTCGATGTTTTAGAGCAAATATCTAAATTGTTTCCCTGTCTTTATCGTAGAATTAAGTGCCATAGATTATTGCTGAGAATtcgtcttggccttgatagGTCGAAggcatcatcttcggcaCCACGGCATCACCCACTCCTTGCGGAGGTTACTGCCTTTGGTGGATCTGATTGATATAGATGCTGTGACAGGCTTCATTTCCGACAAAAGGgatttataatttaagttCGCTTTACCATATAGTCTCAATACACATGTATTGCTAGCTTCCACGCCTATGTGGAAAGCCACCTGTTGCAGATTCACAACCGATAGCGAATATGAGATGTCTGTGGGTACTAGCCAACAAACATCAAAGCCGGTTAGCATCGATCGTAATAGCCAGTCACTTCTTGCGCAAGGTAAGATAAAGCCACGGTTGTTATTGTGTCCAGCAGCCTCCACGGACGAATACTTCACTAGAGACTCCAGGTTTAACAGAAAGCTTCCGGGCAGGTTCAGATGCCGGTTAATCGTGATGAACCCTTCTCTCAAGTTTTGCAATAGAGAATATGTGCCATGGATAGAGAGGGATGGCCCGTTGTCTGCAACATGAACTCTATATCTTTTGCCGTTGCttttgatgcttcttctcatgTGAGTTATATTGACAGGCATATTATTGTAAAGAATATAGACTATACGGCTACGTTGGGCATTCATATTTAGGGAATAGAATACGACAATATTCTAGCTAGTAGGCAATATGACGAAAATCGATACGCATATAATCTTATTTCCACCATCGAAGCAGTTCTAAAGTCGCGTAAATAACACCAGAGGCTTTATGTTCACAAGTAAGAGCGATTCCAACAAGTtatctttgcctttgccccTGAGATACAAAGTTGGAAGGTGGATAGCTCGTTCGATCCCGCCCATGATACTCAATGTATACGTCTTTACAGCACGAAGGTTTATATTGCGATATACAAATGACTCAAACAACAGCAAAACATGTATCGTTCCAGAGGTGCATGGCATGATATCACGAGGCCAACGTAAGCCACCTcgggggagggagagatCTAATGAGGCGCCGCCTGGGAAGGCATCTCAACGTGTTCCCCGCGGGATTTGCCAAAACGGTCCAAAATGCCGATCTTTGGCCATTGTTAGAAATAACCGAAGTCACATTGCAGTTGGTTCTGGCTTGAAGGGTGGGGGACCATGTCTTGTGTGGCATTGAAGGATCTATTAATGGAGGTAAGGTTATCTGTGCGTTACCAAATCGCCAAGAGATTATTATAGCCACCATAACAAGCTGTATCATGCCATTAACTCAACATGTTGTGTTGTATACTTCTATGGGCATCCAAAAACATTTGCTGAACTGCCTGTCTCCGAGTGTGCTCTGTCATCGTAATCATTGGTAGTGTTCTAGGGTAGCTCGATTCTGGGGCCGACGACTCGATGTCTAATGATGGTGATACTTGCCGACCAGTCCAATCTATTACGGTTAAAAATGTATGCCTACTAAAATCAGGAATGCTAGAATTTGTATAATATTTCTCGGGTTTCTACCGTGAGTGTCAGTGCGCTGATGCGTAGCCACCACTCCCGGGAGCACCACCAAAAACGCATGTTCACGATGGCCATCTACGGCACAACATAGATACAGCACGTGTATGACGTATCGGACTCGGGGCATTTATTCCAACTGAATACTCCGTACCCAGTCCGTGCAAAAAATCTTGAAGAAAACTACCTACCTGATAAGTTGGCAAGGTAGCATCACTAAGCACCGATGAGACCGGCTCTATCAGCACCGAATCGCCCACAGCTGCCCATCGCGGAATCTCGAACCAGACTGAAATCCCGGTACACAGCCAGATGCGGAGTGTAACAGAGACTGACTGGATATTCGACTTGGCCGACCTAGGCGATGCCACTCCGTACCGCTCCATCGACACCATTTCGTACCTGGTCCAAAGACAAGGGACCCCCCGTCTAGGCCTCCTCCCACGCTACAGACCCTTGCCATGGCGCCGATGTTTCAAATCAAACATGGCCCGCCATCGGCACACtaatcttttctttcttttttcttctgttgcCAGCGGGTATGGAGCACCCGTGCCCTTTTTGACATGTCGTAAAAAATGAACTGGCCAAGGGCACCTTGCGAAATTGCCACGCGGTTCTGGTGTCATTGAGCAAATGATACCCCGGGCAGGCTGGGAGAAAAGCTGATAGATGACAACATGAAGTTGGCCAAGGCTCAAACCACTGTAACACGTCGTGTACTCGTAGGTTGCACAAACGATGGCTGTCTGTCATCTGGCCCCCTCATAACCTTTTGGGCAACTCAGATCTTGTGGACGCTGTCTGATGTCTTTGGTCAACTTCGCGGATAAGCAGCCGGCTTTCCACGGAATGCAACCGAGTCAAACGCCTATTCGATGCCAAACAGGAATCTTTATCGACACTAGAGCCAATGCGACCAAGCACGAGGTTGCTCCATGCCCAATGAGGCATTTTCATCTGGAGATTGTTACTAATAAGCTGCTTCGTGTGTATACAAGTTCCAGCTGAGTTCAATTCGTTCTCATCTCATGTACGAGCGAGACACGGCACGGATTGCAATACACTAGCTACCCTAGGCTGACGAGCTGCAGCCAGCGTCGAGATTGTCGTCTGGCAGATCGTTGTATGCAACGAATGCTGCAAAATGACTTGCATGCCACATGGACGAGGCTCTGTGCTACGGTATCGACTGACTTTGGTATTGCACTGTGAAGTAGCATCATCCAGAGCCTTGCTCCCTCTTCCCTCCCTGAACCAATCTACCCAAAAATATCCTAGCAGCATGGCAGTCATGTGAAGTAAATACGAGagagcctcttcctcgtgCGTGCGGTGCAGGCGAGACATCCCAAAGTGCCGATCCAAGCTGCACTGCAACACCAAGTCTGAAAAGCACGAGGCTGCCGAGCATGTGCGACCAAGGCAAGAGTTGTAAAATCTCCGTTTGCGGCCGCCACCTCCTCCGATAGGAATGCAAATGACATGCGAGAGGCTTACCGATGCTAccgtgtactcgtacgtgaATAAGCTCCCGCTATGTGTTGAACCGGTTTCTCCtatttttt harbors:
- a CDS encoding phytanoyl-CoA dioxygenase (PhyH) domain-containing protein, which gives rise to MAEPTPGLTPEQLSAFQKDGYLIIRNALKPETVSSLLSETKGLLEGFSLKDHPLTRFSTGEKSDHVGDDYFLTSGDKIRFFFEEDAFDDAGNLTKPKERAVNKIGHGLHVHSPPFARLIDEASTRAAGEVSPAAVARDLGFKDARCLQSMVICKQPEIGGAVPPHQDSTFLYTSAPSAVGFWYALEDATLENGCLSFLPGSHRWAPVEKRLVRKAGGAGTEIVDNDGLKFPPGEEYGGEQRDGEYIPGEVKAGDLVLIHGNMLHKSERNTSPKGRIIYTFHIIEGEGRTYDERNWLQPPKEGFTKLYA
- a CDS encoding spermine/spermidine synthase domain-containing protein produces the protein MSDEIVHPTIQDGWYREISDMWPGQAMTLKVEKVLHHEKSLYQDVLIFKSTDYGNVLVLDNVVQATERDEFSYQEMITHLAMNSHPNPKKVLVIGGGDGGVLREVVKHDCVEEAILCDIDEAVIRLSKQYLPGMAVGFEHPKSKTHVGDGFKFLDDYKNTFDVIITDSSDPEGPAESLFQKPYFQLLHDALRDGGVITTQGSESPWLHLPLIARLKKDCGEVFPVAEYAYTTIPTYPSGQIGFMVCCKDATRDVKVPLRSWTKEEEDEKLRYYNSEIHKASFVLPNFAKKALQ
- a CDS encoding carbon-nitrogen hydrolase domain-containing protein, giving the protein MRTSLKRIGLPILQSSRYLFKPQASFAPLLRSPFLRKMSSAPAPVLKKPIKISCIQLASGADKDANLKHAAEKVAEAAQSGSKLVILPECFNSPYGCDYFPKYAETLLPSPPSKEQSPSFHALSAMAAENNVYLVGGSIPELNPETKKYYNTSLTFGPDGKLLGTHRKVHLFDIDIPGKIFFKESDVLSGGNKLTLIDLPEYGTIAVAICYDVRFPELATIAARRGAFALIYPGAFNLTTGALHWRLLAQARAVDNQIYVALCSPARDMSASYNAWGHSLIVNPMAKILVEAEETETIVQAELVGEDIAEARKNIPLNNQRRFDVYPDINQGKISFDEL